The Clostridia bacterium DNA segment TCGACTTAACAGCCGCTCTTGAACAGGCGGCTTTTGTTTTACCCGGAGATGTTTGGACGCTGGGACGGCACCGACTCATTTGCGGCGATGCCACGGTATCGGAAACTGTCAAGAAGCTGATGGATGGTCGCAAAGCCAATCTTGTCCTGACCGATCCCCCTTACAACGTCAGCTTTGAATCTGTGAGCGGACTAAAAATCAAGAACGACAGCATGAAAGCAGAACAATTCTACATCTTTTTGCTGTCGGCATTTAAGAATCTTTACGAGAACCTCGCCGACGGCGGGGCTTTTTACTGCTTCCATTCAGATTCGGAGAAGGTAAATTTCTTCCGCGCTTGCGTGGACGCAGGGTTCCATTATTCCACGACTTGCATCTGGGTGAAAAATGCCCTCGTGCTTGGTCGGGGTGATTACCAGCAAATGCACGAGCCGGTGCTGTATGCCTTTAAGAATACCTCCAAACACAAGTGGTATTCCGACCGTAAGCAGACTACCATTTGGAACTTCGATAAACCAAAGAAAAACGCCGATCACCCGACAAGCAAACCCCTCGACCTGCTGGCATATCCTATTGCCAACAGCAGTCAGGCAAACGCCATCGTGCTGGACACTTTCGGCGGCTCCGGGTCGACGCTCATCGCCTGCGAGCAGCTTGACCGCACCTGCTACATGCTCGAATTGGACGAGAAATATGCTTCGGTCATTTTACGCAGGTATGCCGAGTACAAGCAAAACGGTGGCGAGGATATCACCTGTGAGCGTGACGGCAAGGTATTCCAATATGCCGACCTCGTGAAAGAGGTGGCTTTAATATAGTCAAAAGCGCTATGTGGCTCTTCCAAGTATGATTTTATTCTCAGCGGCATTGTGTCATACACACAATAACAAGGGGCTGTATTTCCTTGATATTCGGTGCATTTATTATCACATAAAAGCTTGCTAATAAAGGCGTTCAGAGTGATATATGTAGTGCACGGAGGACAAAACCCCTGCAAAATCAAGGAAAATGGAGGAAACGAGCATGAGACTTTCTTACAACGTAACAGGCCCTGAACGTAAAACACTGGTCGCAGCCATCAGCCATGAACTAAACGCCCCGACCAATTACCTCGGAGCGCCGACATTCGCCTACGAGATTGGCGGCTACCACATCGACAAGACCGGCACAGTCACGGGCGAGGACAACCGGGAGCTGGTCGCTAACCTTTGCGGTTTGCACAGCTTCAAGGCAGTCACCGAAGAATACGATGAGCTGGCGACTGGACCCAGCAGCACATACCAAGCGGATCTCAGCGACCGCCTGACCATCGAAATACCCCTTAACGGCTTTACACCTGAAAAACTCGACAATCTCTCCAAACTGGTGAATGCCAAAGCCCCGCTTCTCAAGGCGTCGATCGGAACGGATGACCTGCCGATTAAGCAGACCGCTGACACACTGCAGTTCCCCTGGTTTAAAGGAACAATTGATGCGGAACACACAGAAGCATACACCACGCTGATCAGCCTGCTTTGCAAAACTGCAATTGAAAAGAAGCGAATCACGGCAAGAGAAAAAGACATCGACAGAAACCCGAAATACGCCATGCGGTGTTTCCTGCTCTCCCTTGGATTCATCGGCGACGAGTACAAAGCAGCTCGAAAGATATTACTTTCAAGACTTGAAGGCAATTCAAGCTGGAAAGGCGGCAAGAAAATGGAGGTGTCAGACAGTGAATAGTTTCATATCAAAAGCAGCCCTCGAAGCACGGAGGGCAAGGTACAAAAAAGGCGCTCGTGTTGAACTGATTTCCATGACTGACCCCTACACCAAGCTGAAACCCGGCGACACGGGAACGGTAGACTTCGTAGACGACACAGGCACGGTTTTCGTTATCTGGGACAGCGGCTCACATCTCGGAGCAGTTTTTGGCGAGGATGAAATCAGACTGCTTTCCAAAGCCGAGGTTGTCAAAGCACAATGTCGTAAGGTGGCGGCCACGGGACGCACGAATATGTTTGATACCAAGGCAGTGTTCAAAATTGCGATGGAGATGGGATTCAACGAATTAGCGAACTTCATTTCCACGGACACCAAGCGATATGCAAATCTGATATTGACAGGGGAACTTGAAAAAGTGGAGTGAAGGAATTATCTACTGCCCATCGACAGGCAGCAAGTACAAATACTGGGTCAAGCATTATGAGGGAAGCTCTCCGTTCGGTATCGACGGCGGCAAAATCAGCAAGCTGACACTACGCAAGTTCGGCGAGACCCGCGACCTTTGCAGCTATGACAGGGGCTGGGATATCGAACCGGGTGACGAAGTCAAGGCGGTCTACACCATCATCCTCAGCAAGTACAACTAAACACGAAACAACCGAAAGACAGACACCCCGATAAGGGGCTGTCTCTCGTACAGATAGATTTTGATGACTTCTTCGGAGGTCTTTTATTTTGCGCGAAAGGAGGACGACGATGCCTGAATTCAAATACAAACCAACACCACTCATGCTGCCGACCAGCCGATACGATGTACGGCGAGCGGATTTTGCGGTTAATTTTATATCCATGCTCAAGCACACCACCGGCGAATGGTATGGAAAACCTTTTCAGTTGATGCCGTGGCAGGAGCAAATTATCCGAGATATTTTTGGCATCGTCGGAGAGGACGGTTATCGGCAGTTTCGCACGGCGTATGTTGAGGTCGGTAAGAAAAACGGTAAGTCGGAACTGGCGGCGGCAATCGCCCTCTACCTTTTGTTCGCCGATG contains these protein-coding regions:
- a CDS encoding virulence protein, yielding MRLSYNVTGPERKTLVAAISHELNAPTNYLGAPTFAYEIGGYHIDKTGTVTGEDNRELVANLCGLHSFKAVTEEYDELATGPSSTYQADLSDRLTIEIPLNGFTPEKLDNLSKLVNAKAPLLKASIGTDDLPIKQTADTLQFPWFKGTIDAEHTEAYTTLISLLCKTAIEKKRITAREKDIDRNPKYAMRCFLLSLGFIGDEYKAARKILLSRLEGNSSWKGGKKMEVSDSE
- a CDS encoding DUF4314 domain-containing protein; translated protein: MNSFISKAALEARRARYKKGARVELISMTDPYTKLKPGDTGTVDFVDDTGTVFVIWDSGSHLGAVFGEDEIRLLSKAEVVKAQCRKVAATGRTNMFDTKAVFKIAMEMGFNELANFISTDTKRYANLILTGELEKVE
- a CDS encoding site-specific DNA-methyltransferase, with the protein product MKITNRFELVSVDSLIPYSRNARTHSKEQILQLRSSLREFGFVSPIIVDKELNIIAGHGRVLAAKAEGLTEIPCVFVEHLTEAQKRAYILADNRLALNAGWDEELLALEFADLKELGFDLEITGFDADEIEKLFADPGGDVADDDFDLTAALEQAAFVLPGDVWTLGRHRLICGDATVSETVKKLMDGRKANLVLTDPPYNVSFESVSGLKIKNDSMKAEQFYIFLLSAFKNLYENLADGGAFYCFHSDSEKVNFFRACVDAGFHYSTTCIWVKNALVLGRGDYQQMHEPVLYAFKNTSKHKWYSDRKQTTIWNFDKPKKNADHPTSKPLDLLAYPIANSSQANAIVLDTFGGSGSTLIACEQLDRTCYMLELDEKYASVILRRYAEYKQNGGEDITCERDGKVFQYADLVKEVALI